In Vitis riparia cultivar Riparia Gloire de Montpellier isolate 1030 chromosome 19, EGFV_Vit.rip_1.0, whole genome shotgun sequence, the following proteins share a genomic window:
- the LOC117909575 gene encoding trans-resveratrol di-O-methyltransferase-like: MDLGSAERADELLQAQAHVVNHTFNFMNSMALKCAIDLAIPDVIHSHGQPMLLSQLVTALSVQPSKVPCLHRLMRLLVHSGFFSQQQVIHNNEQEEGYSLTYASRFLLKDEPLTGLPLSLLHLNPVLTAPWHFLSGWFRNGDPTPFCTAHGKPYWDYTAQEPDFNDLFNEAMASDSRIIASVLITKCKEQFKGLLSLVDVGAGTGTMTKAIAKAFPHLKCIVFDQPHVVADLQGGGNLEVVGGDMFEAIPSANAVILKWILHNWSDEECVKILKKCKEAIPTEDKGGKLMIIDMVMENNKGDDQAVQTQLFWDMLMMTVLTGKQRNENEWKKLFVTAGFTHYKISAVLGFRSLIEVYP; the protein is encoded by the exons ATGGATTTGGGCAGTGCGGAGAGAGCTGATGAGCTACTTCAAGCCCAAGCTCATGTAGTGAACCACACGTTCAACTTCATGAACTCCATGGCTCTGAAATGTGCAATAGACCTAGCCATACCAGATGTCATCCACAGCCATGGCCAGCCCATGCTTCTTTCTCAACTGGTCACTGCCCTGTCTGTCCAACCATCTAAAGTACCATGCCTCCACCGCCTCATGCGGCTTCTTGTTCATTCTGGCTTCTTTTCTCAGCAACAAGTAATCCATAACAATGAGCAAGAAGAAGGGTATTCCCTGACTTATGCCTCTCGGTTCCTACTAAAAGATGAGCCCCTGACTGGACTGCCACTCTCACTTCTTCATCTTAATCCAGTACTTACAGCTCCATGGCATTTCTTGAGTGGTTGGTTCCGGAATGGTGATCCAACCCCATTTTGTACTGCACACGGCAAGCCATATTGGGATTATACAGCCCAAGAACCAGACTTTAACGATCTCTTTAATGAGGCCATGGCAAGCGACTCCCGGATTATTGCAAGTGTGCTGATTACCAAGTGTAAGGAGCAGTTCAAAGGGCTGCTCTCGTTGGTCGATGTTGGGGCAGGCACTGGAACAATGACCAAAGCCATTGCCAAAGCATTCCCTCATTTGAAGTGCATTGTATTTGATCAACCACACGTAGTCGCTGATTTACAGGGAGGTGGAAACTTGGAGGTTGTAGGAGGGGATATGTTTGAGGCAATTCCTTCTGCGAATGCAGTCATACTCAAG TGGATCCTACATAACTGGAGCGATGAAGAATGTGTGAAGATACTGAAGAAATGCAAAGAAGCAATTCCAACTGAGGACAAGGGAGGGAAGCTGATGATCATCGACATGGTAATGGAGAACAACAAAGGAGACGACCAAGCAGTCCAAACCCAGCTATTTTGGGACATGCTTATGATGACTGTGCTCACAGGTAAACAGAGAAATGAGAACGAATGGAAGAAGCTCTTTGTGACTGCAGGATTCACTCACTATAAGATAAGCGCAGTGTTAGGTTTCAGGTCCCTCATTGAGGTTTAtccatga